Below is a window of Candidatus Bathyarchaeia archaeon DNA.
TTTGGTTGGGTAGGTTTTTGCTTGTTTGATGGCTTTCTCTACCATTAGTATGGTATCGAGTTGTGGTTCATGGATGACTTTGGTTGTCATGTTTTTCAGGTGTCTTCTTAGTCTTGCTTATCATAGCATATGGTTGGAGTGTTATATAAACTTATACAATAATTGCTCAGACTTAGTCATGGGTTTCTTGGGTGTGTTTTGAGGTATTCTTTTTCTTGTTATGACCCAGTCGTTTAGAAGCCTAGGAGATACATTGTTAGGAGGCTGGTTGCGATGCCGATGAGGAGTCCTGCAGCCTTGTGTATGGAATTTTCTTCTTGTGTTGTTAGCGTGAAATTGTGTTGATGATTTGCTACGAATCTTGCCAGATTGATTTTGTTGTGTTTCTGTGGGTTCTGCTGTTCGCTGTGTTATATGAATGTTCGTTGTTAGCGAACGGATAGAATTCGGTTTGCTTTTTTCAGGAAGGTGTTCGTTCTCACGTATACGTCGGAGATGATGTCTGCTTCAACGAATCGTGCAGCAGCAAATACTCCGTATGAATCTGTGGTTTTGAAAGCTTGATTTATTCTGCGCAGGCTGAGTTGCACTGTGCTCTTTTCTTTGGTTGATAGTTTTGCTTTTTTGATGTGGTTTAGGTATGTTTCTGATGCTTTTGATGGGTTGCCGCCATAGAATCCGCTCATGGCGTAAATGTCATAGCTGTCTTTATCGATGAGGCGAGGTAATGCTAAGCCTTTCATAGTTAGGGCTCCAACGATGTCTGCTGTGTTAATGGTGACTGTTGCTTTGCCGCCTTTTGGCAGTGTTCCTTCTATCTCGTTTTCATACTGAAACTTGAAAACGATGTTGGATCCTGGGATTAGACAGGCGGTTAGATCTTTTTGCACTTTTGTGAGCGGGAGTGCTTTCTGTGCTGCTTGAGGTTCTGTTAGGAAATCAAGGGCTATGTTGTATTCTTTTTTGTCTAGTGGCGAAGCGACGTTTTTCTCAAATCGGAAGGGGTTGGATGTTTTTTGGTAGCTTAGTCTTTCTGCTGTTTTCCTTATAGTTTCGTATTTTACCATAATTGATGGTTTGAGTACAAGGTCTATGTCTTTTGAGCCGCAGTGGTCAAAGTGGTCTTTGGTTAGGAAGTACGGTGCCCATCCTCCAGCGAGAACGAAGTCGTTTTTGTAGGTGTGTAGGGCGGAGGAGAGTTCGACAAGTGCTGATTTGGATGCTTCGGTTTGGTTCCGGTCGTACATTGTTTATTGTTCACCGACTAGAGTTTTTCCCCATTTTTCAACTATTCGTTCGTATAGATGTTCAGCTGCTTCTAGTCCTCTGGCTGGATAGTTGTAGAGGTCTACGAATAACTGCACATCGCAAACCACTTTGGCTTTTTTTTCTTCTTTATCGGATATTCGAACGCTGGCTGTTTGTTGACCGTAGAAGACGCCTTCGTCGTATGGTATGACAAGCTTTACGTTGCCTCCTTTTGGGATTGGTTGAAGGTCAAGGTTTTTGGCGAGCGTTGGTGCTTCTTCTTTTTTCTTTATGTATATGTGTATGTCAACGGGTCTTACATGGGGAGCAATTAGTGATGCTGCGGCTAGAGCTGTTAATGCGTAGTTTGGGGTTTGGATGCTGGATAATTGTTCGATGAATCGGTTGACTTCGCGTTCAAATGTGTAGTAGTCTAGGAAGGTGTTTATTTTATCGTATTGGTTGTAGGCTGCCCATCTCTTGAGCAGAACTGTTGGATTAACTGTTTTTATCTTGAAGTGTTCGGTGTGTGCCACATGGCCTAAGTCGATTAGTGTGGAAATAACAGCGTGAGCGTATCCTGGGGATATCTTGACTTCTTCAGCCAAACCTCTTATTGTCCAATTCCACTGTGGAGTTATGAGTAGTGCTCTTAGGATTCTGGTGGCTTTTGGCTCGAAGATGTTGTGTACTCGGCGCATGATTTCTTAGGCGTTCGCTACATTATATAAATGTTCGCTAATAGCGAACATGCTTTTTGGGCTATGGATTTCTTGGATGGGTTCTTAGGTGTATTAACTGATGTAATGGAGTATTGGAGTGGTCGTTTGTTTTTGTATCTGATGTGTTTTTTCGGTTCTATGGGAATGATTAGGTTGGTGTGTGGTTGGTTTAGAGGCTTAGTAGGTATATTGTTAGGAGGCTGGTTGCGATGCCGATGAGGAGTCCTGCTGCCTTGTATTGGTCGATAGGCTTTTAATGTGATCTGGCGGCGTATTCTGGGTTCGTGGAGTGAAAGTGGGTTTGTCTGTTCGCGGAGTGAAAGTTAGCTATGATCGTGATTCTGATGTGTTGTTGATCATAGTTTCTGAGGCTAAGGTTGACTATGCTGAGGAGATGGGTCCGATCGTTGTGCATTTTACTAAGGGTGGGAAGCCTGTGTTGTTGGAGATTCTGGATGCCAGCGAAGTTATTTCTGAGGTTGCGAAGATTGGGATGAAGGCGAAGAAGCCGACGCCAGTGGAGTTGAAAACCTAACAATGGATAAAGTGCACAAGGAAGCGCTCTCGAAACTTTTGAGTGAGATTCGAGAAGAAAGACAGATTCTGGTTGCTACACAAG
It encodes the following:
- a CDS encoding DUF2283 domain-containing protein; the protein is MSVRGVKVSYDRDSDVLLIIVSEAKVDYAEEMGPIVVHFTKGGKPVLLEILDASEVISEVAKIGMKAKKPTPVELKT
- a CDS encoding type IV toxin-antitoxin system AbiEi family antitoxin; its protein translation is MRRVHNIFEPKATRILRALLITPQWNWTIRGLAEEVKISPGYAHAVISTLIDLGHVAHTEHFKIKTVNPTVLLKRWAAYNQYDKINTFLDYYTFEREVNRFIEQLSSIQTPNYALTALAAASLIAPHVRPVDIHIYIKKKEEAPTLAKNLDLQPIPKGGNVKLVIPYDEGVFYGQQTASVRISDKEEKKAKVVCDVQLFVDLYNYPARGLEAAEHLYERIVEKWGKTLVGEQ